Part of the Marinitoga sp. 38H-ov genome is shown below.
AATAGCTGGTTTTAACAATGGAATGACAATATTAAATATTATATTTAAATCTGATGCTCCATCAATATATGCAGCTTCTATTAATGCATCAGGTATTTGATCTATAAACTGTTTAATTAAAAATACACCTATAGGCATAGCTAATAATGATAGTATATTAATCCAAAATGTATCAATTAATCCCATCTTTTGAATGATTAAATATCTAGGTATAATAACTGCAGTAGGAACAAACATTAAAGCTAAATTATTTAAAGAAAAAATTATATTTTTTGATTTAAATTTCTTTTTAGATAAGCCATAACCAGCTAATACAGAAATAATTATTGTCAAAATAACAGTTGCAATAGCTGTTAATATACTGTTTATTAAATATCTACTAATAGGGATAGAAGAGCCCTGAGTCATTCTAAAAAGTTCGAAAAAATTATCCAAAGTTGGTTTTCTAACTAAAAATCTAGGTGGATATAAATATAATTCATCCATAGGTTTAAACGCTTGTGAAAAGATGAATATAATAGGTAATAGCATAACAAAAGAAATAGGAATTAAAATTAAATGATATTTTATTTGACTTTTATGAAATGATTGTGGATTATTTTTGGCTTTAATCATATAAATACCTCCTATTCGCCAAATAACTTCCAAGAAATCCTGGAGAATATATAAATTATAATTAAAAGAGCTACTGAAACTGCTGAAGCATATCCCATTTCATACCTTAAAAATCCATAATCTTCAATATGATTTACAATTAATTGCCCTGCATATTGAGGAGTAGGATTAGTACCAGATAATGCAACACCAATTCCTGCTGATGTAAAAGTATAAACTATTGACATAACAGCTCCAAATAACATTTGTGGTTTCATAGCAGGAATAGTAATATATATAATTTCTTGGAATCTATTTTTTAAACCATCAATATATGCTGCTTCATACAATGACTCGTCAATATTCAAAATACCTGCCAACATAGCTAAGAATCCAACACCCATACTACTCCAAAGAGAAACAATAATCATAATTGTTAATAGATGATCAGGAGATTGAAGCCATTGTACTGGTTTATCAATTAATCCTAAACTTAAAAGTAAAGCATTTAAATAACCTTGTTGATCTCCGTTGAATAAAACTCTCCATAGAACGGACATTGTTACACCAGCTGTTAAAGATGGAGAATATAATATTAATGCATATATTGTTCTAGGAATTTTAGGTAATTGAGCAATTAACCAGGCTAAAATAAAAGATAACATATATCCACCTGGTCCAACAATTAAAGAGAATTTAATAGTATTTGGTAATACTTTTTGCATAAAAATTTCGTCTCTTGTTAATAATGTAATATAGTTTTGAAATCCAATAATTTTAGGTGGTTGAATAGTGTTAAAATATGTGAATGATAAGAAAATTGCTACAAATATTGGTAATAGTATAAAAGCAAAAAATAAAATCAAATATGGAGATAAAATTAACCAGTGATTTTTTTTATTCATTGTTCCACCTCTCAAGTAAATCGAAAATAGAATCATACATTGGATAATCTTTTATAACTTTACCATCCTGTATATATCCAAATTCAGTAAGTTTTCTTTCAAGTTCTCTATTTATTAATATTTCAGATCTATCTATAGAAGGTCTTAATTCTTTTCCTTCGATAACAACCATGTTCCATATATTACTTACTTCTCTTTCTGTCATATATCCACCAGGATGCCTTTGAACTTCTCTAATCCATTTCCATTGCTCAACAATTGTTTGTTTGTGTTTTTCAGGGAAATAGTCTAATTCTTTAAATGCTGAAATATTCGCTGTGTTCCACATATATTCAG
Proteins encoded:
- a CDS encoding carbohydrate ABC transporter permease; protein product: MIKAKNNPQSFHKSQIKYHLILIPISFVMLLPIIFIFSQAFKPMDELYLYPPRFLVRKPTLDNFFELFRMTQGSSIPISRYLINSILTAIATVILTIIISVLAGYGLSKKKFKSKNIIFSLNNLALMFVPTAVIIPRYLIIQKMGLIDTFWINILSLLAMPIGVFLIKQFIDQIPDALIEAAYIDGASDLNIIFNIVIPLLKPAIATVGILAFQAAWNSAEASIYYINNENLKTFAFYVTNLTALTGNTVAGQGIAAAASLIMFVPNLILFIFMQSKVMNTMAHSGLK
- a CDS encoding sugar ABC transporter permease, which codes for MNKKNHWLILSPYLILFFAFILLPIFVAIFLSFTYFNTIQPPKIIGFQNYITLLTRDEIFMQKVLPNTIKFSLIVGPGGYMLSFILAWLIAQLPKIPRTIYALILYSPSLTAGVTMSVLWRVLFNGDQQGYLNALLLSLGLIDKPVQWLQSPDHLLTIMIIVSLWSSMGVGFLAMLAGILNIDESLYEAAYIDGLKNRFQEIIYITIPAMKPQMLFGAVMSIVYTFTSAGIGVALSGTNPTPQYAGQLIVNHIEDYGFLRYEMGYASAVSVALLIIIYIFSRISWKLFGE